The Thermococcus sp. M39 sequence CGTGCTATTCTTTCCTCTCCTGATAACATTCGCCATAATCCTTCACAATGATGTAGAGATTGGAGCTTTTGGAATAGTATTTTCGGCATTATTCTTATCTTTCCTCACGTTTATAGAACTAATATTGGAGGCGATGATGACACTTTGACCATCTGATACGTGATGACTACGGGAGTGGCTGAGCTATCTTTCGATATAACACTCGGACATTGCATAGTCAATTTGATGACACACTATACGCTCTATCTTTGCTCTTCCATTTTTCTTCAACCACTCCAAAAGCTTCTGGGCAAATTCAAACTTTTTTCTCTTGGACTCCCAAATAGGCGTATGTTCCTTTAAATACGGCTTGCTCCACTTTCCAACAATATCTCCAAAGTCAAACCCAACTAAAGTTATCTCTTTTGCTCCAAGCTCTTCCGCTAGAAAAACAGCCCTATCCCCATCAGTAAATCCACCGAAGTTGTAAACTATGTCTAAAGGCTCCGTCTGGCAGGTTCCAAGAACTTTTTCAAGCTGTGGGACGTATTTTCTTAGCTTCTCGATGTTATCTCCATGAGCATGGACTACAACATAAGCTCCAAGTTTATCTGCTTTCTTGATGTCTTCAAAATTTCCATCGAGGTCTGTAACAATGATGTCTGGGATTAATCCAAACTCCAAAAGCGCAGAGGTTGCCCCATCAGCTGTGATTATTACTCCATTATTGAAAGAAATGTACTTGAGGGCAAGCTCCAAACTTGGTCCAGCTCCAAAAATATACACCTTTTTGTCTTCAATTATCTCTCTCAAATAATCGAGTTTTATGTAGTTTTTATTCTTAAGAAGCAAATCTCGGAGTATATTGGCGGATTCTTTATCTTTTGTCATATCGTATCCCATTACTTGAACTATTTCGGTATAGAATGGCAACCATTCTTCGAATTTCATTCCGATCCCCTTAATTTTCTATCTATTTTCACCATTTCCTTCCACTGTCTCCCGGGCCAGTAAATCTGGCCACATTCTGTGCAGATATAGAATTCGTCGTATTTCTCGTAAACTCCTGGAGGGACCCTATCTTTTATCTTCTCTTTGGGTATTTCATTTATCAGCCCATTGCACTTTGGGCATCTTGCATTCTCTGGAAATAGTTCATTGAATGTGAATCCAAGCTCCATGAGCTGTTTTATCTGCTCTTCAAATTTGTTTGATTTTATCAAAATAACATTCTTTGCTCTCTTTGCTAGCTCTTCATCTCGTGTGAGAATTATCCTATCTTCCTTTTGGGCAATTTCAATAATCCTATCGTCGTCTTTAACCCCATACACTGTGTCATAGCCGTAAAGCCTCAACCATCTTGCTAAACGGCCAAGCATCATATCAGCTATGAGCTTTGGCTTCATTTTTATCGAAAGGTACTAATCATCTGGGAATAAAGTTCTTTTGGTCAAATTCAGCAAAATTTATAAACAAGTATTTCATGGCCATGAAATAGGTGGTTGTATGATAATTTATTTCATAGGAACTGGAGGGTCTGAGGGGATTCCAGCCCATCTCTGCACTTGTAAAACATGTGAAGAGGCGCGTAGATTAGGTTTTGCCCAAAGAAAACCCTCGACATTGGCGGTAATAACCAAAAACAACGAAGCAATTTTGATTGATGTTGGAACGGATATAAGAGACCTCCTCCACGTTCCTCTTAAGGCTATTCTTCTTACACACTGGCATCACGACCACATTTATGGCTTGTACAAGCTCAGATGGACGGCCCAAAAAACAGAGCTTTATGCTCCAAAAGGTCATGCAGATGCATTAATTCTAAATGACCCAAAGAATCTAAAGCCAAAGATAATAAAAGCTGGCGATGTTTTGAAGATTGACTCCTTAAGAATTACTGCTCTTAAATTGAATCACGAAGTTGAAACGGTAGGCTTTTTAATTGAGGAAGATGGGAGAAGATTTGCCCTCCTTTATGACACAAAAGGCATCCCCCCAGAAACTTTAGACATCTTAAAGAAAAAACCTCCAAAAGTCGCTGTAGTTGATGCCACTTATGCTCCCGGTGTGGATGATCCTTATCACAACAACGTTGATGAAGGGGCTAAGATTGGGCTTGAAGTTGCTGAGAAGGTTTATCTCTCTCACATATCCCATAAAAACATGCCTTTCCTCCAGCTCTTGGCATATGTTAGAAAAAGGTATGGGGATAGGGTCAGAGTTGCCTATGATGGCTTGATAGTTCATATTTAGCTGAGTGCTATGAATGCTTGATATTTGAATACCTCCTTTGTAATTTTGTTCAATTTTCGAAGATGACTCAAGGGGTTGCATTTATTTTTACAAAAAGTTTTTTTATTTTAAAATTGCTCAATTCTATCAAGAAGCGAGAGGTGATGTGTATGAGGGTGAGAACACTTTATGACGAGTTGGATGAAGTTATGGGGGGAGGACTATCACAAGGGTCGACAATGGCGATATTATACGACACTTATTCGTTTGCTCAGTATTTTGCGTTACATATTCTTGCAAAGAGAATTAAAAGTGGCGATCTTGGTGTATTGTCTAACTATAGTTATCCTCTTGGTAGATTGATCAGAGGGGCACAATTTGCAGGTTTAGACATTGTTTATGAAGGGAAGAAGGGTAATGTCGTGATTATTGACTACTTCTCTTCAAGATATGGCGTTCTTCCTAGGTATCCGTTTGTGTATACTTTGCCAGGTCATGTGGGAGAAGAAACTATTAATCCTAAGACATTCCTTATTTATCAGGAGAAGGTCTTGCCGAATCTTGGAGATAGAGTGTTATTCAGGGTTATTTACACTTTGGATGGGTTAGCATTTTTCTTTGGGGAGAATACGGCACTAAAGTTGCTGTACTCTGATTTGGCGAAATTTATGGAAATGTTTCCAAAATCAGTGACCCTACTTCTGGTTAATAAAGATGCAGTATCCAAGCATTTCGTTGCCAGAGTTGTTGATATCAGTGATTATGTGATTGACTTCAGGAGTCAGGTAACTAAGAAGGGAATAATTGAAGATGTAGTGATAACTAAAGCCCTGACTCCAGAGTTCAGCCCGGAGATATTTGAGTTTCTTGTTGGAGAGACGAAGGAAGAAGCAGGGGACAAATTCTCATTTAAAAAAGTGAGCGAATAACTGTTTTAATAAATCATTCAGCCGAAAACTAGCAAAAACATAATAAAGACGCACAAACAAGCTGTAACTTTAGTAGAAGTTGCTAAAATCATGTTTCCCATTTTGACCTTTCATACTATCCTTGTAGCCTTTTATGTTCCCGTAAATACTTTTCAAATCTCCTAAGAATATCCATCTGACTCCATGTTTCAACTGCTGAAGGCTTAAGTGAACGAACCTTCACGAGAGCATCCCTTAAGTTTAAGCCTTTGGAGTACATGAGGTAAGCCACAGCGATGGTTCCGCTCCTTCCACTTCCCCCAAAGCAGTGAATAAGAACTTTCTTACTTTCCTTAACTTTTTCGTCAATCCATTTGACGATTTCAATTAGTTGTTCCAACGTAGGAGCTGAAAAGTCCTCAATTGGGCTGTAAAGGACTTCCACACCGTGCTTTTTCCAATCTTCCAAGTTGTATGAAAGCTCATATTCATAGGTCAGCACTACAACGGCTTGAAACTCTTTCACAAGCTCTGGAATGTCCTCAGGATATGGCATTGGGGAGAATGCAACTTTGTCAGTTATGAACTTTGGAATCACCATTGTTACTCCCCTTTTTATTATACTAGACACTGTTATAAACTCTTCCCATGATTAAAAAGTAGGTGGGATCCGTGAAGAGGGAAGAATTTGGAACAGGTCTCATACTCTTAATTTTTGCAGCTTTATTCTGGTTTTTCCGCCCCTGGTTTCATGGGATTGTTATGAGTCTTTACAAAAACCCCTCGTTGATTTACATGATTGTTGCATTTTTCATGCTTTTGGTATATGGTATCAAAGCGAAGGTAGTGCCCACTAGAAGGAACCTCTTGATAACTAGAATCTTTATCGTGCTGTTGATACTGTTCTTTGGATTCTCAATTTTAGCAAATGCTTTCTCGAACACTGCCTTGTATAGGGAATACCATCCAATGCAAGTCTCAAACGAGCTTGAGCTTTCCAGTAGCAAAATAAGAATCCTTCCAAAGTTTACTGCCTACAGATACGCTGTTGATACTATCGAGTATGCACGATATACTCTTGGAGCTTCCCACTTAACAATAAGAGACGGTACACCGGTTTGGGGCTTTTTCATAATTCCAGATGGTGCATGGAACGCTATAAGACTCAAAGACAAAGGAGTCCTCTTTGTTGATATGAATACAACTCAAGCAAGGATACAGAGAATTGAACAGGAACTTCAAGTGGGTCCAGGAATGCAGATTTTCGATAATCTTGAGTGGGTTCTCTACAAAAAGCACTACCTAATTGATCTTGACGTTCCTAGGGCACTATACTACAATGACAAGCTCTACATAGTTGTTCCTTACATCTCCTACAAATTCCGCGTTTTTTACACGGTGCCTAAGTGGGGTGGAGTTTTGATAGTAGATGAAGAGGGCAATGTTGAGGATTTGAGCCCAGAGGAAGCGCTGAAGGATGAGAGACTGAGGAACTTCCCAATCTTCCCGGAAAGTCTCACGAGGAAGATTGTAAACGCTCAGAATTACTGGAAGGAGAGCGCTTTTGCAAACATAAAGAATCTCTGGCTTCATCACGAGAACCAGATAGAGCTTATAGACGTCAGCAACCAGGGAAATAGACAGCCCTTCTTGGTGATAGCGAACGATGGGAAGGAATATTGGATGGTAGCAGTTGAGCCGTACGGAAAGGCCCACGGACTAGCGGCGATTTACCTGATTGATGCACAGAACGGGGAAATGAGTCAGGTCAAGTTTGAGACACCCCTAACAGAACCAGTTAAGGCAATTGACTACATCAAGAAAGCCCTACCAACTTTTGACTGGAGCCAATTCATGGCAGTTGAACCAATTCCTGTCTTTCTGAATGGTGAGCTGTGGTGGAGAGTAGCTATAATCCCGAAGAGCGGTTCCGGAGTCGCGAAGATAGCCTTCGTAAATGCCGAGACGAAAGAGGTCAAAATCTTTGAGAGTGAGGAAGACGTGAGGGCTTTCCTTCTCTATGGACAGGTCGGGGCAAAAGTTCAGGAAATCAGCGGCATTGTTAGGGGAATCTACTCATACATTAAGGACGGCAACACTCACTGGATTATCTTGATCGGCAATCAGACTATCTACCTAAGTGCAAACGAGCTAAGCGATGAGTTAATTTACAAAGTTCTGATTCTGAAAGAGGGAGAAAAAGTCAGGATAAAGCTAAGCGAAGGAAGGATCGTTGAAATTGAGGTTAAGGAGAGGTAAGTCCGGTTTATCTTTTTAAATTTATACTCTCATTCTCCAAAAATACACTAGTAGAATTACGACAATCGAAATTGCAAATGCAATCATTGTAGGGATTCTCACGCTTGCTGGGGAATAAACTGTGAAGGTAAACATCTCCAGAAGGTAAATTGGAGGACCGAGTTTTAGAAGTTTGCTTTCAATCTGAATGTTTGAAAAACGCTCATACAGATAGAAAAATACTAACGATACCAAAAACCAGCCTAAATAGTTCGTCCAAGGGATGCCGAACCAGTTCAAGCTTGTCGTTGTTTTCCAGACCCAGGCTTTCCATGATGTCATTATTGGGTCAACTGAGAGGTCTATAACTACCATCAGCAAAGCAGCAAAAAGAATTCTTTTAATAGAATTCCTAAAGAAACAGCTTGCTGTTAGATACGCAACAGCTCCAAAAATTCCCCATGCAAATGGAACAGACAGCCCAACACCAAAAATCTGAGGTTTTAAATTTACATACTCATAACATCCAAATGGGAGACACGAATGTGTGCCGAGGAGCTCAGCTGAAAACCCAACTATGAATGCCCAGAGGAGAAGCTTTGGCAAGGACTTCCATGCTCTCCGTGAAAGAATGATGAATGCCAAGAAGTATAAAAGCAGATAAATCGGCGACTTCTTCAAGATATTTGCGAGCACGATAAGTGTAAGGGTAGTTTTGATGTCATTTTTCATATTCAGAACATTCCGCATTTGATGATATAATCTTATTGTTCAAATTTGTGAACCAATTTTCTTTCTTTTTCTGATTTTTCTCGACAAATCTGTTATTCCCAATAAGGCAAGTCCAATCAAGATACCGATGTAATTTTTACATTAAGTTGTGAGTACACAAGAGCACCGTTATCGTTTTATCTTTATCTCCTATAACAGTCTATGGTGGTGTAATGAAAGTCTTAGAACTGGCAAAGAGAAGGAAAACCGTTAGAAAGTTCCTCTCAGAAAAGCCTCCTCTTAGCGATGTCATGAGGGCGATAGAGGCTGCAAAAGAAGCCCCTTCTGGCATGAATGCTCAACCGTGGCACTTTGTTGTCATTGATGATGATTGGCTTAAGGGGAGGATAAGGGGACTTTGCGAGATTGAGGAAAGAAAGTTCTATGAAAAGGTCAGCGGGAAACTTGGGGAGTGGCTTAAGGAGAAGGGATTTTCGCCAGAGAAGCCGTTTCTGAGTGAAGCACCTTATCTGGTGCTCGTCTTCGGTTATACCAAAGCTCCATATTGGCTACAATCAACGTGGATCGCTGTGGGTTACTTTCTTCTTGCCCTAGAGGAGCTCGGTTTGGGAACTGTAACTTACACACCACCAAATCCGAGGGCTGTGGAAAAACTCCTCAACGCTCCTAAAGACTACAAACTCCAAGTCATCCTTCCAGTTGGCTATCCTGCAGATCCCAAGCCAAAGTACGAGAGAAAGAAGCTGGAAGAAGTTGTCAGCTTCAATAGATTTTAGAGGGGAATACGGAACAGATACAGATGAAGCTGACTCCTGATTTTGAGATGGAAGAGCTGAAAGGAAAAGCACGACACAAGCTCTTGTTAAATCGAGGCTTGGAGATCTTCGAGTGCAATATCGGATTTTCTCAGAGGATTATGCTCACTTACTTAAATTACAGCTTTCTGACTTGTATTCTCCTTTGGAAAAGGCTGGATCCTTGCCTTAGCTTATTTGGCATGGAAATCCTTTGGAATGGTCGGTTTTGCTGCTTTGCCTTTGCTAATTGAAAGATACTTTAAAGATATGAAAGCTTCAGCTTTTGGAACAATTAGCGCAGTATCAACACTAATTTCAATTCCGGCACCATCTTTTGGTGGGTTTTTACTGGGCTTTGGAACTGAGGTGCCTTTTGTGTTTAAAGTGTTTACAAACTCATTCTGTTTTAGTTTGTCAAAACTTCTTCCAAAATAAGCATCATAAAAAATCAAAGCAGGGTCAAACTAAAGCTTGATTTTAAATCCTTCTAACTCAGCGTTAATGGCTTTTACGACCTTAACATAAACATATGGCTCAATATCTTCTTCTTTCCTCGCTCGCACTACTTTTATTACAGTGGTTGCCAGCTCTTCCAGGAGAGGTATTAGATAGCAGGAGCTGTTTTCTAAGACATCCACATTTACAAAGTAAAACGCAGTTCTTCTTTGAGTTCCTGTGTATCTAATGAGCAAGTCAATAACCATAAGGCCCTCAAACTTTGATTCAGCAAGCAGCAACAGCTTAGAGAGTCCCAATACGATAACAATGCTGTTCTCATATTTAATTTCTGAGAGATGTGAGTCATAAATCCGCTCGAAGTCTTTGAGAAGTTTTGGGAAATCAGTGGCAGGTAGTCTGGCGAGTATATTTCCTACGTTCAATCGCCCACCCACCTTGATAACCTTAGCATTATCAACAATACTCGTGTCGAGTCCTGCAAGGGCTATCTGGGTCTTATACAGATAAAGTGTATCAAGAACATCAATAATAACAATGTGATAGTCCTTTTCTTTAGCCCAGCTAATTAAATAGTAAAATCCTTTGTAAGGAAGCACTAATGAGTCATATTCTGCCAGAACACTCTCCCCTGAAACAATAGATTCCCAGAGTCTGGCAAGTTCTTTAATTTCATTCTCCATGGATATCACCATTATACTTTGTGCTGTCTTCGGGCTTATTACTTTTTTTTTAAGATGTAGATAGAAATGTTTGGGATTGAGAGGTGTTTAAGAACGAGCGTCTCTTTCATATAGCAGATTTTAAACGATAAATAGCGAAAATCTGCCTTTATCAATCTAGTTCATAAATCCCCTTATGCAGACCTCTAAGCTTGTAGTAAACATAAGCAATAAGTATCTGGGTGGTAGTATAGGAGAGGAATAGGGATAACTTTTCTGTCAATAGCTAAAATCACAAAGCCCATCTCTTCTAACTAGTCCAAAAGAGTTTTAAAACTTTTTCGCGTAGTAATTTTGGGTGAAGTTATGTTTAAGAACCTTGGAGAGACTTTTGAGCCAACATATAAGGAAAAGCTCTGGATGTATGATCCAAGAACTGAAATTGGGAAAAAGAGAATGAAGAAGCAGAAAGAACTGCTCGAAAGATTTCTCCCCATCAAAAGCGGTAAGGCTTTGGATATCGGCTGTGGCATGGGGATTTCATCATTTGCTCTTGAAGAGCTGGGACTTAAAGTCATTGGAATCGATGTCCAAGAAGAGCTCGTGGAAGAGGCAAAGAAAATCGCGGAAGAGCTTGGCTATAAAGCAGAGTTTAGAGTTATGGATGCTAGAAAACTCGATGTTTCAGATGAGAGCTTTGATTTAGTTGCACTTTTAGGTAATCCTCTTCCTCATTTAAGCATCTATGACTTTGATAAAATTGTTCAAGAAGCTTTCAGAGTGCTTAAGCCTAATGGAATTCTCTTTCTCGAGTATGCAGACTGGGTCAGACTTCTGCATGATGGCTATAAGCATGTGCTTGTTGAAGACCCATTCGTTTCTTTCCATGTTTCTTTCAATACAGTAAAAGGTCAAGTAGAGCGGCTTTTCATCAACCTTGAGAAGGGCTACTTCTTCAGAGTAAAAATTAACGTCTGGGCACCGTGGATTGTAGAATTCATTCTTAGAAAAGCTGGGTTTAAAGTGGAGACGCACTATCTGGGGACGTTTAGTGTTGTAACTGTGGGGGTTAAACCATGAGGATCTACACCTTTGGAAAAGAAACCGTTCCAGTAGCTGGAGTATCTATGGAAGACGGCATTTTGATCATTGGGAGCGTGAGGAATGAGAACTACAAGATTATGCTCCTAAACCTGATTATTGGAATGAACGCGCTTCAGGCTCTTGGGCTTGCTCTCTATATGGGCAGTGTTGTCTTGGCGATGTACTATGTGGCATACCACACTGGAAGTCTGAAAGTTCCGATAATCGCCTGGATGCTCCTAATGGTCGCTTAGGGTGGCATAAATGTGGCCATCATCCTAAGAGACGAGAAAGTTCTCTCGGGTGCTCCTTAGAAAAGATTTTGAGAAAAGCTGAAAGTTGTCTCAGAAGAGGAGGGTTAAGAAATGAAGAGGATATGGATTGCTGTGCTCATACTTTGGCTGTTTGCTCCTTTATTTTGTTATTTTGGGAGTATATTCCTGAGAATGTCAAAATATCAATGGCTTTAGCTTAATCCTTATCTAATCATCTTCGGAGGAGTCTTAGCTGGGTGGATTGCTAGGAGACGAGTAAAAAGGAGGAATGAATAGTCATCGAAACTCTAACTTACAATATGGACGTTCCTTCTAAGCTGGGGGCGCTTTTTAGAACGGGATTACCTCAAAGACTATTTGAAAAACAAAGTCGTGGCTTTGACGGAAGAGGGCTTCCATTGAAGGTGCCGAGAATAATAGTGGTTGCACGAAA is a genomic window containing:
- a CDS encoding 6-hydroxymethylpterin diphosphokinase MptE-like protein, coding for MKFEEWLPFYTEIVQVMGYDMTKDKESANILRDLLLKNKNYIKLDYLREIIEDKKVYIFGAGPSLELALKYISFNNGVIITADGATSALLEFGLIPDIIVTDLDGNFEDIKKADKLGAYVVVHAHGDNIEKLRKYVPQLEKVLGTCQTEPLDIVYNFGGFTDGDRAVFLAEELGAKEITLVGFDFGDIVGKWSKPYLKEHTPIWESKRKKFEFAQKLLEWLKKNGRAKIERIVCHQIDYAMSECYIER
- a CDS encoding Mut7-C RNAse domain-containing protein, which translates into the protein MKPKLIADMMLGRLARWLRLYGYDTVYGVKDDDRIIEIAQKEDRIILTRDEELAKRAKNVILIKSNKFEEQIKQLMELGFTFNELFPENARCPKCNGLINEIPKEKIKDRVPPGVYEKYDEFYICTECGQIYWPGRQWKEMVKIDRKLRGSE
- a CDS encoding MBL fold metallo-hydrolase, with translation MIIYFIGTGGSEGIPAHLCTCKTCEEARRLGFAQRKPSTLAVITKNNEAILIDVGTDIRDLLHVPLKAILLTHWHHDHIYGLYKLRWTAQKTELYAPKGHADALILNDPKNLKPKIIKAGDVLKIDSLRITALKLNHEVETVGFLIEEDGRRFALLYDTKGIPPETLDILKKKPPKVAVVDATYAPGVDDPYHNNVDEGAKIGLEVAEKVYLSHISHKNMPFLQLLAYVRKRYGDRVRVAYDGLIVHI
- a CDS encoding dual specificity protein phosphatase family protein; protein product: MVIPKFITDKVAFSPMPYPEDIPELVKEFQAVVVLTYEYELSYNLEDWKKHGVEVLYSPIEDFSAPTLEQLIEIVKWIDEKVKESKKVLIHCFGGSGRSGTIAVAYLMYSKGLNLRDALVKVRSLKPSAVETWSQMDILRRFEKYLREHKRLQG
- a CDS encoding carotenoid biosynthesis protein; this encodes MKNDIKTTLTLIVLANILKKSPIYLLLYFLAFIILSRRAWKSLPKLLLWAFIVGFSAELLGTHSCLPFGCYEYVNLKPQIFGVGLSVPFAWGIFGAVAYLTASCFFRNSIKRILFAALLMVVIDLSVDPIMTSWKAWVWKTTTSLNWFGIPWTNYLGWFLVSLVFFYLYERFSNIQIESKLLKLGPPIYLLEMFTFTVYSPASVRIPTMIAFAISIVVILLVYFWRMRV
- a CDS encoding nitroreductase family protein — encoded protein: MKVLELAKRRKTVRKFLSEKPPLSDVMRAIEAAKEAPSGMNAQPWHFVVIDDDWLKGRIRGLCEIEERKFYEKVSGKLGEWLKEKGFSPEKPFLSEAPYLVLVFGYTKAPYWLQSTWIAVGYFLLALEELGLGTVTYTPPNPRAVEKLLNAPKDYKLQVILPVGYPADPKPKYERKKLEEVVSFNRF
- a CDS encoding DUF257 family protein is translated as MENEIKELARLWESIVSGESVLAEYDSLVLPYKGFYYLISWAKEKDYHIVIIDVLDTLYLYKTQIALAGLDTSIVDNAKVIKVGGRLNVGNILARLPATDFPKLLKDFERIYDSHLSEIKYENSIVIVLGLSKLLLLAESKFEGLMVIDLLIRYTGTQRRTAFYFVNVDVLENSSCYLIPLLEELATTVIKVVRARKEEDIEPYVYVKVVKAINAELEGFKIKL
- a CDS encoding class I SAM-dependent methyltransferase — translated: MFKNLGETFEPTYKEKLWMYDPRTEIGKKRMKKQKELLERFLPIKSGKALDIGCGMGISSFALEELGLKVIGIDVQEELVEEAKKIAEELGYKAEFRVMDARKLDVSDESFDLVALLGNPLPHLSIYDFDKIVQEAFRVLKPNGILFLEYADWVRLLHDGYKHVLVEDPFVSFHVSFNTVKGQVERLFINLEKGYFFRVKINVWAPWIVEFILRKAGFKVETHYLGTFSVVTVGVKP